The nucleotide sequence ATGTCACCCCCCGAATCGCCACCCGCCCGGCTCACTTGCCGAGGCCTCGCCGGCATATCTCGATCAGCCTTGCGTCGCGCTTCAGCCCGTGGGTGACCATCTCCCGGTCGGCCTTCGGAACGCGGGCCCGCCAGGTCTCCCAGTCGCCACAGCATATCCCGCACGACAGGAATCTTTTTGCGCGCGAAATTATTTTCAGCTCCAGATGCGGGTGACGCCGTAGGCATCCAGCTTCTGATCGCAAGACAGAATCGGCATCCCACGAATCTGCGACTCGGCTACCAACAAGCGATCGAATGGATCGCGGTGATGCATCGGAAGATAAGCCGCACGATGCATGGCCTGCCATCCGGGAGTGACCATTTCAAATCCGATCTTTGACAAGACATCCGGCAGATCGGGCCGGTCGCTCCAGTCCACCTGCAGCTTCCCGAGCGCTGACTTGATTGCGATTTCCCACAGGCTGGCCAAAGACACCAGCGAACGGGAGGCGGGATCTTCAATCCGGCGTGCGACGCTGTCGGGAAGCCGGGGACTGTCCTCAAGGAAGAAGATCAAGGTGCAGGTGTCGACCAGATGATCCATCGCTCAGAGCTTCTTTTTC is from Luteolibacter flavescens and encodes:
- a CDS encoding type II toxin-antitoxin system VapC family toxin; translation: MDHLVDTCTLIFFLEDSPRLPDSVARRIEDPASRSLVSLASLWEIAIKSALGKLQVDWSDRPDLPDVLSKIGFEMVTPGWQAMHRAAYLPMHHRDPFDRLLVAESQIRGMPILSCDQKLDAYGVTRIWS